Proteins found in one Drosophila busckii strain San Diego stock center, stock number 13000-0081.31 chromosome 2R, ASM1175060v1, whole genome shotgun sequence genomic segment:
- the LOC108594660 gene encoding uncharacterized protein LOC108594660 has translation MSAQHIDLTLFNQLPTKLQEIDFLIVGTAAPFIWLKLLQNLWQLGYPNILLYHRAPGPEQGLFYTSSNFPNLKLTSSNVTHFLRSRLHWFDNLLGWEVRVALYNNPPRTLVYPTEQLYDGYALMLLRQFLSYRNATFRPVLTPDYKVYAANDCLRFLDTSQADICGDLLAYSSNYSFTASYSYLYGNILIPNGQPRSKNSYIIAPLQLQTWLLILAYIGIICSFASFVSWWQTGRLAYGKLLLDIISSLLSASFNLSQLSGRLHCILFSTIFLTGFIFSNYYLALLKTVLSTGLYEPQINSFEQLVKQNISFVVGDYDKTVLKTYDFPDILWNITRVVPYDFILEHRRVFDINYAYLAHSDRLALFKFQQQYMIKPRMRPLPIDLMHSLPGFPMRREFLLKQKLSETLLNCFGSGLMQKLADDTNMQTIHIGYLPLIPSEPYEARPLKLDYFAVPLITLILGLAIGSVCLIAELVWHFIQQVKWKRG, from the coding sequence ATGTCTGCCCAGCATATAGACTTAACACTCTTTAACCAGCTGCCCACCAAACTGCAAGAGATCGACTTTCTTATAGTAGGAACTGCTGCCCCATTCATTTGGTTAAAACTACTCCAGAATTTGTGGCAACTGGGCTACCccaatattttgctttaccACAGAGCGCCAGGGCCAGAGCAGGGCCTATTCTATACCAGCAGCAACTTTCCAAATCTGAAATTAACCTCAAGCAATGTAACGCATTTCCTGCGATCGCGTCTGCATTGGTTCGACAATTTGCTGGGCTGGGAGGTGCGCGTGGCGCTCTATAACAATCCCCCACGCACTTTGGTTTATCCCACAGAGCAGCTCTACGATGGTTACGCCCTGATGCTGCTGAGGCAGTTTTTAAGCTATAGAAACGCCACCTTCAGGCCTGTGCTCACGCCGGACTACAAAGTCTATGCGGCCAATGACTGTTTGCGCTTCTTGGACACAAGTCAAGCAGACATCTGCGGCGATCTGCTGGCCTATAGCAGCAACTACAGCTTCACCGCCAGCTATAGCTACTTGTATGGCAACATACTCATACCCAATGGCCAGCCCAGATCGAAGAACTCTTACATTATAGCCCCTCTGCAGCTGCAGACATGGCTGCTTATACTCGCCTATATCGGCATAATATGCAGCTTTGCTAGCTTCGTTAGCTGGTGGCAAACTGGGCGCCTTGCCTatggcaagttgctgctggacATCATCAGCAGTCTCTTGAGCGCCAGCTTTAATCTGTCCCAGCTCTCGGGCAGACTGCACTGCATTCTGTTCAGCACTATCTTTCTCACAGGCTTCATATTCTCCAACTATTACTTGGCCCTGCTGAAAACCGTGCTCTCCACCGGGCTCTATGAGCCCCAGATCAACAGCTTCGAGCAGCTGGTCAAGCAGAACATTAGCTTCGTTGTGGGCGACTACGACAAGACCGTGCTGAAGACCTACGACTTTCCGGATATACTCTGGAATATAACGCGCGTAGTGCCCTACGATTTCATACTGGAACACCGTCGCGTCTTTGACATTAACTACGCCTACTTGGCCCACAGCGATCGCCTGGCGTTGTTCAAGTTTCAGCAGCAATATATGATCAAGCCGCGCATGCGTCCCTTGCCCATCGATCTGATGCACTCCCTGCCCGGCTTTCCCATGCGACGGGAGTTTCTGCTCAAGCAGAAGCTCAGCGAAACGCTGCTCAACTGCTTCGGGAGCGGCTTGATGCAGAAGCTCGCCGATGACACCAACATGCAGACCATACACATTGGCTATTTACCGCTCATCCCTTCGGAGCCCTACGAGGCCAGACCGCTTAAGTTGGACTACTTTGCAGTGCCGCTAATAACACTTATCTTGGGCTTGGCCATCGGCTCAGTATGTCTCATAGCAGAGCTCGTCTGGCATTTTATTCAACAAGTCAAGTGGAAACGTGGCtaa
- the LOC108594661 gene encoding uncharacterized protein LOC108594661, producing the protein MYLEIGLSLVLLLGMQPRVLGGLQLSEVLDELNARLGISTNLVYAIERDKLNYLEELQPTSQMIVASLHEFDFNVTGLMQHLNERLMLVIIANDPAHAIVLLEKLELKFQKCDLLLVTEADTESWLEFAWQAWELGYMQQLMLQMRRGEVENISDLQGFLELKMGLGYLQQKLMLQMRRGEVENIYGLQGFPELKMQESTLDYFIEQHERLTSDLRGKEIRVAIYTNPPRCLCYEDANGGIVYGGYYMRFLRHFLGVHNASFVPVRLPSDSPQECISALLERRVDVCPDALAQGADRKFVVTNAIRLAYANIMVANAQPLSSYRYLVAPFSTQVWCCLLVYVVLMVCFMSFVHWRQQGSWLFSKFLLEAISSLLFAGFTLKDLRARERCILFPVLFIAGFIYSTFYLGYLKSILATEVFGEQINSFEQLIESNVSIMIDDYDRTLSLRYKLPDLLWPNIQVVSDDTLKRHRNNFDQHYAYILFSDRMELYDYAQQYLRHPHVRRIPINIFFLYAGFPMRESWYLKQTLSTAWALAFDSGLLKKLALDADHETMTSSVGFLQFQVTEYYEATPLGLDYFVMPAMSLALGLVVALLAFVLELLLAWRNASHQIDCSLDRVTAKARARI; encoded by the coding sequence ATGTATCTTGAAATAGGTTTATCTCTAGTGCTGCTACTGGGCATGCAGCCTAGAGTTCTAGGAGGTCTGCAACTGAGCGAGGTGCTCGATGAACTGAACGCGCGCTTAGGCATCAGCACCAATCTTGTTTATGCCATAGAACGCGATAAGCTGAACTACTTGGAAGAACTGCAGCCCACAAGCCAGATGATAGTCGCCTCGTTGCACGAATTCGACTTCAATGTCACTGGACTGATGCAGCATCTAAATGAGAGACTAATGCTTGTGATCATAGCCAACGATCCAGCCCATGCCATTGTGCTGCTGGAGAAACTGGAGCTAAAGTTCCAAAAGTGCGACTTGCTCTTGGTAACAGAGGCTGACACTGAGAGTTGGCTGGAATTTGCTTGGCAGGCGTGGGAGCTCGGCTatatgcagcagctgatgctgcaaATGCGAAGGGGGGAGgttgaaaatatttctgaCCTTCAAGGGTTTCTCGAGCTGAAGATGGGGCTGGGCTATCTGCAGCAGAAGCTGATGCTGCAAATGCGAAGGGGAGaggttgaaaatatttatggcttgCAAGGATTTCCCGAGCTGAAGATGCAGGAGAGCACCCTGGACTATTTCATAGAGCAGCATGAGCGGCTCACAAGTGACTTGCGGGGCAAAGAGATACGCGTGGCTATATACACAAACCCGCCGCGTTGCCTTTGCTATGAGGATGCCAATGGTGGCATCGTTTATGGAGGCTACTACATGCGGTTCCTGCGCCACTTTCTGGGCGTGCACAATGCCAGTTTCGTGCCTGTGCGGCTACCCAGTGATTCGCCGCAGGAGTGCATCAGCGCCTTGCTGGAGCGGCGCGTGGATGTGTGTCCGGACGCACTGGCGCAGGGCGCGGACAGAAAGTTTGTGGTGACGAATGCCATACGCCTGGCCTACGCCAACATAATGGTGGCCAATGCACAGCCCTTAAGCAGCTATCGCTATCTTGTGGCGCCCTTTTCCACACAGGTTTGGTGCTGCCTGCTGGTCTATGTGGTGCTGATGGTGTGCTTTATGAGCTTCGTGCACTGGCGGCAGCAGGGCAGCTGGCTGTTCAGCAAGTTCCTTCTGGAGGCCATCAGCTCGCTGCTGTTTGCGGGCTTCACGCTGAAGGATCTGCGCGCCAGAGAGCGCTGCATCCTGTTCCCTGTGCTGTTCATAGCGGGCTTCATCTACTCCACCTTCTACCTCGGCTATCTGAAGAGCATTCTGGCCACCGAAGTGTTTGGCGAGCAGATCAACAGTTTCGAGCAGCTGATCGAGAGCAATGTGAGCATTATGATCGATGACTACGATCGCACCTTGAGCCTGCGCTACAAGCTGCCCGATCTGCTCTGGCCCAACATACAGGTTGTGTCCGACGACACTTTGAAGAGACATCGCAACAACTTTGATCAGCACTACGCCTACATTCTGTTCAGCGATCGCATGGAGCTCTACGACTACGCCCAGCAGTATCTGCGCCATCCGCATGTGCGACGCATACCCATCAACATATTCTTTCTGTATGCGGGCTTTCCCATGCGCGAGAGCTGGTACTTGAAGCAGACACTGAGCACCGCCTGGGCGCTGGCCTTTGATAGTGGCTTGCTCAAGAAGCTGGCTCTGGATGCGGATCACGAAACGATGACGTCGAGCGTGGGCTTTCTGCAGTTCCAAGTCACCGAGTACTACGAGGCAACGCCTTTGGGCCTTGATTATTTCGTCATGCCGGCCATGTCTTTGGCCCTGGGCCTTGTCGTGGCGCTGCTCGCCTTTGTCCtcgagttgctgctggccTGGCGTAACGCGAGCCACCAGATTGATTGCTCACTTGATAGAGTGACAGCAAAAGCGCGAGCGCGCATTTAG